One Littorina saxatilis isolate snail1 linkage group LG10, US_GU_Lsax_2.0, whole genome shotgun sequence DNA window includes the following coding sequences:
- the LOC138979268 gene encoding uncharacterized protein, whose amino-acid sequence MKTADCATSVFRMTSLVLAATLLVVATQATVAQNIPLPDVEGFWCYTCFDFTANDTWCRGANNLLNSQVAVRHETVVERYSHPSYGIRNCGRWAPYCVITEVYSADDTSKSLYVRDCSNGEDFSFTFLDGSRLTLNTTGTRVGAFLPSGTRAPNNRTVCMWSGEGQSQVCVTICSGDFCNGPQLQREEDTTDGGGGRNSCHVVLALVVVLLLTLSDRLLGLV is encoded by the exons ATGAAGACCGCAGATTGCGCGACGTCAGTGTTCAGAATGACGTCACTTGTCTTGGCTGCGACACTACTTGTAGTGGCTACACAAG CCACTGTAGCACAAAACATCCCCCTACCCGACGTGGAGGGCTTCTGGTGTTATACCTGTTTCGACTTCACTGCCAACGACACTTGGTGTCGGGGGGCCAACAACTTACTGAACAGCCAGGTGGCGGTACGACACGAGACGGTGGTGGAAAGGTACAGCCACCCTTCCTACGGCATACGGAACTGCGGGCGTTGGGCGCCTTACTGCGTCATCACGGAGGTTTATAGTGCag ACGACACCAGCAAGTCGCTGTATGTGCGGGACTGCTCCAACGGTGAGGATTTCTCCTTCACCTTCCTCGACGGGTCTCGGCTAACCCTCAACACCACGGGCACGCGTGTGGGCGCCTTTCTCCCCTCGGGCACGCGGGCACCCAACAACAGGACCGTCTGCATGTGGAGCGGCGAGGGGCAGTCTCAGGTGTGCGTGACGATATGCTCCGGTGACTTTTGCAACGGACCACAACTGCAACGGGAGGAAGACACGActgatggtggtggggggaggaaCAGCTGTCATGTTGTGCTggcgttggtggtggtgttgttgttgacgttGTCGGACAGACTGTTAGGGTTGGTGTGA
- the LOC138978963 gene encoding uncharacterized protein, translating into MTRHFASSVFTLTIVIILTTTTTTTTTTTATASRVCYNCHLEPGRNECVNAGQLQEARVRFESSLRHNLTLEESRDSARDLVSICPDTMQFCVIERMIRPNQLPLMYRDCSDGVHFAMPTNGTRLVPAPKDNNTHCALPSLSETGMLCITLCQDDLCNGPTATARLLSGSAGLLVLCWLMSRSIVYTDETQRYF; encoded by the exons ATGACTCGTCACTTTGCATCGTCTGTCTTCACGT tgaccATCGTCATCAtactcaccaccaccaccaccaccaccaccaccaccaccgccaccgccAGCAGAGTATGCTACAACTGCCACCTAGAGCCAGGACGCAACGAGTGTGTCAACGCCGGACAGCTGCAGGAGGCGCGCGTCAGGTTCGAGTCATCTCTACGACACAATCTCACCCTCGAGGAGTCACGCGACAGTGCGCGAGACTTGGTGTCCATCTGCCCGGACACCATGCAATTCTGCGTCATTGAGCGGATGATCAGACCCA ACCAGCTTCCCCTGATGTACCGTGACTGTTCTGACGGGGTTCACTTCGCCATGCCCACCAACGGTACCCGCCTCGTCCCCGCCCCCAAAGACAACAACACCCACTGcgccctcccctccctctccgAGACAGGCATGCTGTGCATCACGCTGTGCCAGGACGACCTGTGTAACGGTCCCACCGCGACAGCCAGGCTGTTATCTGGGTCAGCCGGGCTGCTCGTGCTGTGCTGGCTCATGTCAAGGAGCATCGTGTACACAGATGAGACGCAGCGCTATTTTTAG